TTCACCACCCAAATTCTGTatgtctctctctctctctctctctctctctctctctctctctctctctctctaattttatctgttttttgttttatttttctgattccataaataaaaatttggcttttccttgaataatattttcttcaattgtAAATACATAAGACTCTGATTTCTGGGGGTTCGAGGAGTTTCACAGCCGGACTTGGCAATCCCGTTAACGTTATTGGAGAACACACTCCTCAATATGGTAATATACCATCTCACCTTTTTAcactttctttttattgttttggttGAAGTTTTACCTCTATTAACGAGTAACGAAATACATGCTTGTCAATGCCAGCTAAAACTAGGAACTGCTTGGTTTTTGGACTTTTTAATGTGAACTTGGGTGCAAAACGGCTAATTCATGGCACTGGTATTTTACAAGCTCCTTGTTTTTCATTGTATAAATTATCTCAGGGATGCATTACTGTTCTCTATCTCATACTGTGATCCTTATCTTCTGGGTTCAGCTCCTTTGTCCGCTAGGGATTATTATGATACACTTGGTATAAGCAAGAATGCTACTGCATCTGAAATAAAGAAAGCTTATTTTGGGGTAATACTTTTTTCTTCTAGTTGTCTTTCTGTGAGCGGGCGTGTTAATGTGATGTCTTTGTGTTTGTCCTTTAGTTGTTACTTCTGAACTCTATAATTTGTTATCCCTGTTTcttgattcaaaattttcttgttattgTATAGCTTGCGAAAAAGCTCCATCCAGATGTAAATAAAGATGATCCTGAAGCTGAGAAAAAATTTCAAGAGGTTTCCAAGGCCTATGAGGCAAGTTTTTCTCGCCTGGATTGTTGACATTTTTCTTGGTTACTTTGCCTTGGGGCTGAAGCTTGAAGGGAATTGCATTTTTGTTTGTTCTGTTGTAGGTTTTAAAAGACGAGAACAAGCGTGCAGAGTATGATCAGGTGtggtataaatttatttgtaaaatctttttattattacCATTTTATCAGatggaaaatgtttttaataacCTTTCTGTTATTAGTCGATATGTTAAGCACAGAAGGCTAGAAAACAAATTGGATTTTACTCTTCAATTGATATGTACCTTGTTAAATTTATATCTGCAAAAGTGGATGTCCTTGATTCTAAACTGTTTCCTAAAAggattatgtaaaaaaatatttgtaactttttattttctgtaatCTTATTTCCTGCTGGTTATGTGCAAAATTTTGTAGGTTGGCCATGAAgcatttgaacaacagcaaaaTAATAGCGGCTTTAGCGAAGAGGATTTCAATCCATTCAAATTCCACAACTTTCATGATGTAATTTGCTTCTTTTAACATTTCTGGTTGGTTTTGGTTACATTTAGTCAAGgatatacttttttaattagtgaatatAAAGCTTCTTGCAATGTTTTATCATCAATTATATTTGATTAGACTTGCTCCTTTTATGGTCTTCAATTCTAGGAAGAGCATGTTTTTGAGCATTTTTATTCCAGAAATTTGAGATATTTTTGTGATGCCTAGTGTTGTCAAGGTGTGCGCCTGCGGCTTGCACCTTAGCACTAGACAGTGAAAAGACTCATTAACTGTAGTGCCATTGGATGATCTGCTACTGTCAAGATCAGTAGAAACATAAACATAGGTGTGATACTTTTCTCCCAGTATTATTGGGATTGGAGGCATCAGTGTCTGCCTGCCTGGTAGTTGGCATGATTCAATGTTCCTTAAAATAGAATATAGTTGCTGGAGGGGTGAACGTGCTTGTCTGTAGGTTTCTTAGTACCCTCTATTTCTTGTTTCTAATTCTTTAACACAATATTCTTGTATGCATGTTGGTCAGATATTCAACGTGCAGGATATATTCAGAAATCAAATGGGTGGTGAAGATATCAAGGTTGTCATCAATTTCAACTTCATGgtgattattatgtttttactcaattttgtttttctgaGTTGTCATGTGTGGTTTACCATACTTTAGGTTGCAATTGAACTATCTTTTATGGAAGCTGTTCAAGGATGTAGCAAAACGGTGACATTTCAAGCTCCCGTGCTTTGTCAAGCTTGTGGTATGCCTTATCTTGCCTCTTATccaatacttttttttttcatgtgaTCTCTTCCATCTTGCAAAACGTTCTGAACTGTCATAactgttttctttttatcttctgGATTTCTCTAGGCTccttacatttatttatttattttttagatagAAAAAAGCTCTCTTGGATGCAGAAATGAGcaatatttttgaaaagattaTGATATAATAACCAAATATATAAGCCTATGTTGATGAGCTTATTTGGTCTCAagtcattttcttcatttttaagGTGGAGAAGGAGTTCCTCCTGGCGTGAAACCTGAAAGATGCCGGCACTGTGGAGGCTCAGGCATGGTTAGTTTACTGGAATAGAATTGTGCAAGCGCTCATAATTGTGTAGATACTCCTAATCATAGACGCAATGGAACTAAATCTCCTTCTTAACTTCTGGTTTTGCTGTTGTCTCAGTTATCTATCAACAAGGGCTTTATGAGTATTCGTTCTACTTGTCCTCATTGTGGTGGAAGTGGTCAGTTTGTATCGGTATGATATGCATCTAAGTTCTCTCACTTCTGAtgaatttcttcatttttggtTGTGATCGGTTTGCTTTTGTTCCTTTATGCTGTTTTTATTGAGgtttttaaaatactattgTTCTCCTCATGATTAACAGAAGTAATTAATTTTCTCATGAATTGGATTTTATGATGATCTTCCTCCTCTGGAAAAAATGCCCA
The Gossypium raimondii isolate GPD5lz chromosome 8, ASM2569854v1, whole genome shotgun sequence DNA segment above includes these coding regions:
- the LOC105790563 gene encoding chaperone protein dnaJ GFA2, mitochondrial is translated as MVGSNGVRLIHCLLRRSHSLSSTLFHHPNSTLISGGSRSFTAGLGNPVNVIGEHTPQYAKTRNCLVFGLFNVNLGAKRLIHGTAPLSARDYYDTLGISKNATASEIKKAYFGLAKKLHPDVNKDDPEAEKKFQEVSKAYEVLKDENKRAEYDQVGHEAFEQQQNNSGFSEEDFNPFKFHNFHDIFNVQDIFRNQMGGEDIKVAIELSFMEAVQGCSKTVTFQAPVLCQACGGEGVPPGVKPERCRHCGGSGMLSINKGFMSIRSTCPHCGGSGQFVSKLCKSCNGARLVKGPKTVKLDIMPGVDNNETLKVYGSGGADPDRTHPGDLYVTIKVRQDPVFRREGANIHVDAVLSVVQAILGGTIQVPTLTGDVVLKVRPGTQPGQKVVLKNKGIKTRNSYSFGDQYVHFNVSIPKNLTGRQRELIEEFAREEQGESDKRAAGAAG